A portion of the Osmia lignaria lignaria isolate PbOS001 chromosome 15, iyOsmLign1, whole genome shotgun sequence genome contains these proteins:
- the sel gene encoding canopy family protein seele isoform X1, whose translation MKTLIVAYFILFVNVFVESTKVDIKLLKCLVCRSTVTEFERELAKIDPSIEIEVGNYRLDAEGNAIHKKIPLAESEVHMSDMLDNICNKMSDYVKATYKSNGQLTILNLMTPAGTMNPEMGKVDIIQDGDFNKSLKYYCEGVIEEFEDSIISLFTRKENNIKRQLCTNIAKLCNPTNFSHEDDENIEQSDMDEDHDEL comes from the exons ATGAAAACCTTAATAGTGgcgtattttattttgtttgtaaatgtttttGTTGAATCTACAAAGGTTGATATCAAGCTTTTAAAATGTTTAG tTTGTAGATCGACTGTAACAGAATTTGAAAGAGAATTAGCAAAGATTGATCCTTCAATAGAAATTGAAGTAGGAAATTATAGATTAGATGCAGAAGGAAATGCAATTCACAAAAAG ATTCCACTTGCTGAATCTGAAGTGCATATGTCTGATATGTTGgataatatttgtaataaaatgtcAGATTATGTTAAAGCAACATATAAATCAAATGGTCAGTTAACAATTTTGAATCTTATGACTCCAGCTGGTACCATGAATCCTGAAATGGGTAAGGTTGATATCATTCAAGATGGTGATTTCAATAAAAGTTTAAAATATTAT TGTGAGGGAGTGATAGAGGAGTTTGAAGATTCTATAATTTCTCTGTTTACTCGTAAAgagaataatattaaaagacAGTTATGTACAAATATTGCAAAACTATGCAATCCTACTAATTTCAGTCATGAAGATGATGAAAATATTGAGCAAAGTGATATGGATGAAGATCATGATGAATTGTAA
- the sel gene encoding canopy family protein seele isoform X2 has product MFRSTVTEFERELAKIDPSIEIEVGNYRLDAEGNAIHKKIPLAESEVHMSDMLDNICNKMSDYVKATYKSNGQLTILNLMTPAGTMNPEMGKVDIIQDGDFNKSLKYYCEGVIEEFEDSIISLFTRKENNIKRQLCTNIAKLCNPTNFSHEDDENIEQSDMDEDHDEL; this is encoded by the exons ATGTTTAG ATCGACTGTAACAGAATTTGAAAGAGAATTAGCAAAGATTGATCCTTCAATAGAAATTGAAGTAGGAAATTATAGATTAGATGCAGAAGGAAATGCAATTCACAAAAAG ATTCCACTTGCTGAATCTGAAGTGCATATGTCTGATATGTTGgataatatttgtaataaaatgtcAGATTATGTTAAAGCAACATATAAATCAAATGGTCAGTTAACAATTTTGAATCTTATGACTCCAGCTGGTACCATGAATCCTGAAATGGGTAAGGTTGATATCATTCAAGATGGTGATTTCAATAAAAGTTTAAAATATTAT TGTGAGGGAGTGATAGAGGAGTTTGAAGATTCTATAATTTCTCTGTTTACTCGTAAAgagaataatattaaaagacAGTTATGTACAAATATTGCAAAACTATGCAATCCTACTAATTTCAGTCATGAAGATGATGAAAATATTGAGCAAAGTGATATGGATGAAGATCATGATGAATTGTAA
- the Ref1 gene encoding RNA and export factor binding protein 1, whose protein sequence is MKMVDKIEMSLDDIIKQNKGTRPRGGGGRRGRGAGNSPRRGARRTQRVGGGVMRGRSRGGITRNSLPYTRGDVNSAWKHDMFDGVKKVGRSAIGSTGTTKLLVSNLDFGVSDSDIQELFSEFGPLKSAAVHYDRSGRSLGSADVIFERRADAIKAMKQYNGVPLDGREMNIQVATSEIPVTSIRGGPRLSGSSYTQRPQSRFRGNRGTGSIRGRGTGRRGGRGGIRQATKTPTAEELDAELEAYVKEVK, encoded by the exons ATGAAGATGGTTGATAAAATAGAAATGAGTCTTGATGACATTATCAAGCAAAATAAAGGGACTAGACCGCGCGGCGGAGGTGGCAGACGCGGAAGAGGTGCCGGTAATTCACCTCGTAGAGGAGCACGCAGAACTCAAAGAGTTGGTGGTGGCGTCATGCGGGGACGCAGTCGTGGTGGCATTACCAGAAATTCTCTTCCGTACACGAGA GGTGATGTAAACAGTGCATGGAAACATGACATGTTTGATGGGGTAAAAAAGGTTGGCCGAAGTGCAATAGGTAGCACAGGAACAACCAAGCTCCTCGTATCAAACCTTGACTTTGGAGTATCGGATTCAGATATTCAG GAATTATTTAGCGAATTTGGTCCCTTAAAATCAGCAGCAGTACATTATGACAGGTCAGGTCGATCTTTAGGCTCTGCAGATGTTATATTTGAAAGAAGAGCAGATGCCATTAAAGCAATGAAACAGTATAATGGAGTACCATTGGATG GTCGTGAAATGAACATACAAGTTGCTACCTCTGAAATACCAGTCACATCAATCCGTGGAGGCCCGAGACTAAGCGGCAGTAGTTATACACAGAGACCTCAGTCCCGGTTTAGGGGTAATCGTGGAACAGGATCCATCAGAG gtCGTGGGACGGGACGACGTGGTGGCAGAGGAGGCATTCGACAAGCGACGAAAACTCCTACCGCTGAAGAATTAGACGCCGAGTTGGAAGCTTATGTAAAAGAAGTAAAGTAA
- the LOC117600014 gene encoding ubiquitin-conjugating enzyme E2 S isoform X1: protein MFWLRRQISNVENLSPQIIRRVAKEMTELASQPPEGIRVVLNEEDVTDIQAIIEGPSGTPYAGGFFRVKLALGKDFPQGPPKAFFLTKIFHPNVAKNGEICVNTLKKDWKSDLGIKHILLTVKCLLIVPNAESALNEEAGKLLLERYDDYSERAKMMTEIHAQGGGKGNKAALESCTSSEVGGPLPKKHAGDKKLTAEKKKMLKDKKRTLKRL, encoded by the exons ATGTTCTGGTTAAGAAGACAG ataTCAAATGTCGAAAACTTATCACCGCAAATTATTAGACGTGTAGCTAAAGAAATGACTGAATTAGCTTCACAACCACCCGAAGGTATTCGTGTTGTTTTAAACGAAGAAGATGTTACTGACATTCAAGCTATCATAGAAGGACCCT cGGGAACACCATATGCTGGTGGTTTCTTTAGAGTAAAATTAGCTCTTGGCAAAGATTTTCCTCAAGGACCACCAAAGGCATTTTTCCtcacaaaaatatttcatccaAATGTTGCGAAAAATGGTGAAATATGTGTCAATACTTTAAAAAAGGATTGGAAATCAGATCTCGGAATTAAACACATATTACTA aCTGTAAAATGCCTCTTAATAGTGCCAAATGCAGAATCTGCTTTAAATGAAGAGGCTGGTAAATTACTTTTAGAAAGGTACGATGATTATTCAGAAAGAGCAAAAATGATGACAGAAATACATGCGCAG GGGGGTGGAAAAGGCAATAAAGCAGCTTTAGAAAGTTGTACTTCCTCTGAAGTTGGAGGACCTCTCCCAAAAAAGCATGCAGGAGATAAAAAACTAAcagcagaaaagaaaaaaatgttaaaagacaagAAGAGAACACTCaaaagattataa
- the LOC117600014 gene encoding ubiquitin-conjugating enzyme E2 S isoform X2 gives MAAVSSISNVENLSPQIIRRVAKEMTELASQPPEGIRVVLNEEDVTDIQAIIEGPSGTPYAGGFFRVKLALGKDFPQGPPKAFFLTKIFHPNVAKNGEICVNTLKKDWKSDLGIKHILLTVKCLLIVPNAESALNEEAGKLLLERYDDYSERAKMMTEIHAQGGGKGNKAALESCTSSEVGGPLPKKHAGDKKLTAEKKKMLKDKKRTLKRL, from the exons ATGGCTGCTGTAAGTTCT ataTCAAATGTCGAAAACTTATCACCGCAAATTATTAGACGTGTAGCTAAAGAAATGACTGAATTAGCTTCACAACCACCCGAAGGTATTCGTGTTGTTTTAAACGAAGAAGATGTTACTGACATTCAAGCTATCATAGAAGGACCCT cGGGAACACCATATGCTGGTGGTTTCTTTAGAGTAAAATTAGCTCTTGGCAAAGATTTTCCTCAAGGACCACCAAAGGCATTTTTCCtcacaaaaatatttcatccaAATGTTGCGAAAAATGGTGAAATATGTGTCAATACTTTAAAAAAGGATTGGAAATCAGATCTCGGAATTAAACACATATTACTA aCTGTAAAATGCCTCTTAATAGTGCCAAATGCAGAATCTGCTTTAAATGAAGAGGCTGGTAAATTACTTTTAGAAAGGTACGATGATTATTCAGAAAGAGCAAAAATGATGACAGAAATACATGCGCAG GGGGGTGGAAAAGGCAATAAAGCAGCTTTAGAAAGTTGTACTTCCTCTGAAGTTGGAGGACCTCTCCCAAAAAAGCATGCAGGAGATAAAAAACTAAcagcagaaaagaaaaaaatgttaaaagacaagAAGAGAACACTCaaaagattataa
- the Arl6IP1 gene encoding ADP-ribosylation factor-like 6 interacting protein 1, with protein sequence MTDNTGIEREKHMKQLKRRMECWRELILPLNSILLWERSWYPGLIFGITTTIFFLIWMLEPAFLTIISIFLLLLALIDYLVPPMTSLLYPVNSWTGQKEKKLNEICQNLSITILHLQDLWRSMLQTRKDRPNVYYAAIITFLVICIWIGSTINNLLLSYIAVNIVLLMPGLRHRGRAISTFVRDCVYLFHGLSHL encoded by the exons ATGACCGATAATACAGGAATAGAAAGG GAAAAACATATGAAACAATTAAAGCGTAGAATGGAATGTTGGCGTGAGCTTATACTTCCATTAAATTCCATTCTATTATGGGAACGATCTTGGTACCCTGGTCTCATATTTGGAATTACTACCACAATATTTTT CCTCATATGGATGTTGGAACCTGCTTTCCTTACAATAATatctatatttcttcttctgttggcTTTAATTGATTATCTTGTGCCACCTATGACATCCCTTTTATACCCTGTTAATAGCTGGACaggtcaaaaagaaaaaaagttgaaTGAGATTTGTCAGAACTTATCCATAACGATTTTGCACTTGCAAGATTTATGGAGGTCAATGTTACAAACACGAAAGGATCGTCCGAATGTT TATTATGCAGCAATAATAACTTTTCTTGTCATTTGTATATGGATTGGAAGTACAATCAACAACTTGCTTCTGTCTTATATCGCAG TGAACATTGTTTTACTTATGCCAGGACTTAGACATAGAGGACGTGCAATATCAACGTTTGTGCGTGATTGTGTGTATCTCTTTCATGGTCTTTCTCATTTATAA